A region from the Gossypium hirsutum isolate 1008001.06 chromosome A08, Gossypium_hirsutum_v2.1, whole genome shotgun sequence genome encodes:
- the LOC107908199 gene encoding uncharacterized protein: MAQIIINVATGCFCCIRRTAEPHLTKAFCFYIILWITFIIGTGLLLAGAALNDRHDEVIVKNGGYYCYVIKPGVFATGAVLAAVSSIFGVFYYQTLKEKGTSNVEIPNQGGIVRAQPQFQIQNSGFVNEDAYKL; this comes from the exons ATggctcaaataataataaatgttgcCACCGGCTGTTTTTGCTGCATTAGAAGAACCGCTGAACCTCACCTCACTAAAGCTTTTTGCTTCTATATTATTTTATG GATTACATTTATTATTGGTACGGGTCTATTGCTAGCCGGTGCAGCACTGAATGATAGACATGATGAAGTAATTGTGAAAAACGGCGGCTACTACTGCTATGTTATCAAACCAGGAGTGTTTGCCACCGGAGCTGTCTTGGCTGCTGTAAGTTCCATTTTCGGAGTCTTTTATTATCAAACCCTAAAAGAGAAGGGCACGAGCAATGTAGAGATTCCGAATCAAGGTGGCATAGTCAGGGCACAACCTCAATTCCAGATCCAGAATTCTGGTTTTGTAAATGAAGATGCTTATAAGTTATAA
- the LOC107907752 gene encoding uncharacterized protein has translation MEKKGILCFVVALLGIISAGAGFAAEVTRVKASQVTLELGECVYPRSPALVLSLISAATLLMGQIIINFSTGCFCCKRNNAQSHSSNWTKALCFYIVSWITFMTAIGLLLTGAALNDRRGEQVYKDGGIYCYVIKPGVFAVGAVLSALSSIFGVFYYQTLNSKAKDASNAPIPNQGGIVTAQPQFPSENPGFVNGDAYNKRQFN, from the exons ATGGAGAAAAAGGGAATTTTATGCTTTGTTGTGGCCCTTTTGGGGATAATATCAGCAGGTGCTGGCTTTGCAGCTGAAGTTACAAGGGTTAAG gCTTCACAAGTTACACTAGAACTGGGAGAATGTGTATATCCACGAAGCCCAGCACTGGTTCTAAGCTTAATATCAGCAGCAACGCTTTTGAtgggtcaaataataataaatttctccACTGGCTGTTTTTGCTGCAAAAGAAACAATGCTCAATCTCATAGTTCTAATTGGACTAAAGCTCTTTGCTTCTATATTGTTTCTTG GATAACATTTATGACAGCAATCGGCCTATTGCTAACTGGTGCTGCACTCAATGATCGACGAGGTGAACAAGTTTACAAAGATGGCGGCATCTACTGCTATGTTATCAAACCCGGAGTCTTTGCCGTCGGAGCCGTCTTGTCCGCTTTAAGTTCGATTTTCGGAGTCTTCTATTATCAAACCCTAAACTCGAAAGCGAAGGATGCGAGCAATGCTCCAATTCCGAATCAAGGTGGCATAGTCACGGCACAACCTCAATTCCCCTCTGAGAATCCTGGTTTTGTAAATGGAGATGCTTATAACAAGCGACAATTCAATTGA
- the LOC121204747 gene encoding protein TOPLESS-RELATED PROTEIN 2 — protein MSSLSRELVFLILQFLDEEKFKETVHKLEQESGFFFNMKHFEDQVQAGEWDEVERYLCGFTKVEDNRYSMKIFFEIRKQKYLEALDRQDRAKAVEILVKDLKVFASFNEELFKEITQLLTLDNFRQNEQLSKYGDTKSARNIMLVELKKLIEANPLFRDKLAFPAFKSSRLRTLINQSLNWQHQLCKNPRPNPDIKTLFMDHSCSPSTNGARPPPPTSSPLVGPIPKAGAFPPIGAHVPFQPVVSPSSGAIAGWISSGNPSLPHASAVAAGPPGLVQPSNAAAFLKHPRTPSGMPGMDYQSADSDHLMKRIRTGQPDEVSFSGIAHTPNVYSQDDIPKTVVRALNQGSNVMSMDFHPHQQTILLVGTNVGDISLWEVGSRERLAHKLFKVWDISAASMPLQTALLNDAVISVNRCVWAPDGLMLGVAFSKHIVQIYQYNSTGELRSHLEIDAHVGGVNDIAFAYPNKQFCIITCGDDKTIKVWDTVGGRRLHIFEGHEAPVYSVCPHYKETIQFIFSTAIDGKIKAWLYDCLGSRVDYDAPGLWCTTMAYSADGTRLFSCGTSKDGESHLVEWNESEGAIKRTYSGFRKRSLGVVQFDTTRNRFLAAGDEFQIKFWDMDNAAMLTAVDADGGLPASPRLRFNKEGSLLAVTTSDNGIKILANSDGSRLIRMLESRGVDKSRGPSEPVNSKPLIINALGPVGNAAIPPSLERPDRVPTAVSISSLGTMDNSRLVDVKPRISDDADKIKGWRIPDIIDPSHLKVLRLSDAITAGKVVRLLYTNSGLALLALASNAVHKLWKWQRSERSPLGKATAYVAPQLWQPPSGTPMTNDINETKPAEESAACIALSKNDSYVMSASGGKVSLFNMMTFKVMTTFMSPPPEATFLAFHPEDNNIIAIGMEDSTIQIYNVRVDEVKTKLKGHQNRITGLAFSQTLNSLVSSGADAQLCVWSIDGWEKKKSRFIQAPAGRQSPLAGETKVQFHNDQTHLLVAHESQIAIYDSKLECLRSWSPKESLNAPISSAIYSCDGSLVYAGFCDGAIGVFDSDNLRLRCRIAPSAYIPSLSVSGSNGAAYAVVIAAHPSEPNQIALGMSDGAVHVIEPSQDNGSHNPSNSSNPSLTVKQPTELPSR, from the exons ATGTCTTCCTTAAGTAGGGAGCTGGTCTTTTTGATATTACAGTTCCTTGATGAGGAAAAATTCAAGGAAACTGTTCATAA GTTAGAACAAGAGTCTGGTTTTTTCTTCAATATGAAACATTTTGAAGATCAAGTCCAGGCTGGTGAATGGGATGAAGTCGAGCGATATCTATGTGGGTTCACTAAGGTTGAAGATAACCGTTACTCGATGAAGATTTTCTTTGAAATTAGAAAGCAGAAGTATTTGGAAGCTCTCGACAG GCAGGATCGAGCAAAGGCTGTTGAAATTCTTGTAAAGGATCTGAAGGTTTTTGCATCCTTTAACGAGGAACTTTTTAAAGAGATTACGCAGTTGCTTACTCTTGATAACTTTAG ACAAAATGAGCAGCTTTCAAAATATGGTGACACGAAATCTGCTCGGAATATCATGCTTGTAGAGCTTAAGAAGCTGATTGAAGCAAATCCCTTATTTCGCGATAAGCTTGCATTCCCAGCTTTTAAAAGTTCACGACTGAGGACCTTAATAAACCAGAG TCTGAATTGGCAGCATCAGCTTTGCAAGAATCCTCGTCCAAACCCTGACATTAAAACTCTTTTTATGGATCATTCTTGTTCTCCCTCTACTAATGGTGCTCGTCCTCCTCCACCAACTAGCAGTCCTCTTGTCGGACCAATTCCCAAGGCTGGGGCATTCCCTCCCATCGGTGCTCATGTT CCATTTCAGCCTGTCGTTTCCCCATCTTCTGGTGCTATTGCGGGGTGGATCTCAAGTGGTAATCCTTCTTTACCTCATGCATCTGCTGTGGCGGCAGGTCCTCCTGGTCTTGTCCAGCCTTCTAATGCAG CTGCATTCCTTAAGCATCCGAGGACACCATCTGGTATGCCAGGAATGGATTATCAGTCAGCCGATTCAGATCATTTGATGAAGCGCATTCGTACTGGCCAACCTGACGAG GTATCCTTTTCTGGTATCGCACATACTCCCAATGTGTACTCACAAGATGACATTCCCAAAACCGTTGTGCGTGCTCTTAATCAAGGCTCTAATGTCATGAGCATGGACTTTCATCCTCATCAACAAACTATTCTCCtag ttGGCACGAATGTTGGTGACATCAGCCTTTGGGAAGTAGGATCTCGGGAAAGATTGGCCCATAAACTGTTCAAAGTTTGGGATATCTCAGCTGCTTCCATGCCTTTGCAG ACTGCTCTATTGAACGACGCTGTGATATCAGTCAACCGATGTGTTTGGGCACCTGATGGACTTATGCTTG GTGTTGCATTTTCAAAACATATAGTCCAGATATATCAGTATAATTCAACTGGAGAATTAAGATCGCATTTGGAG attgATGCTCATGTTGGAGGTGTTAACGACATAGCATTTGCTTATCCCAACAAGCAATTTTGTATCATTACTTGTGGTGACGATAAGACGATCAAG GTATGGGATACTGTAGGTGGACGTAGACTTCATATTTTTGAAGGCCATGAAGCTCCCGTATATTCTGTTTGCCCTCATTATAAGGAAACTATTCAG TTTATTTTCTCCACTGCCATTGATGGGAAGATTAAAGCTTGGTTATATGATTGCTTGGGGTCTAGAGTGGATTATGATGCTCCTGGACTTTGGTGTACGACAATGGCTTATAGCGCTGATGGAACTAg GCTTTTCTCTTGTGGAACAAGTAAAGACGGTGAATCCCATTTAGTCGAGTGGAATGAGAGTGAAGGAGCAATCAAAAGAACATATTCTGGTTTTAGGAAGCGTTCATTAGGTGTTGTCCAGTTCGACACAACAAGGAACAGGTTCTTAGCAGCCGGTGATGAATTCCAAATTAAGTTTTGGGACATGGATAATGCTGCCATGTTGACAGCTGTTGACGCAGATGGCGGGTTGCCT GCCAGTCCAAGACTAAGGTTCAACAAGGAAGGGTCGTTGTTGGCTGTTACAACTAGTGATAATGGTATCAAAATCCTGGCTAACAGTGATGGTTCACGCTTGATACGAATGTTGGAGAGTAGGGGTGTTGATAAAAGTCGAGGCCCTTCTGAACCTGTCAATTCTAAG CCATTGATCATTAACGCACTTGGTCCTGTGGGAAATGCTGCCATTCCACCATCCCTTGAACGCCCTGATAGAGTCCCAACTGCTGTATCCATTAGCAGTCTT GGTACAATGGACAACAGCCGGCTTGTTGATGTTAAGCCACGAATTTCCGATGACGCAGACAAGATAAAGGGCTGGCGAATTCCTGACATTATTGATCCCTCTCACCTGAAAGTCCTGCGATTATCTGATGCCATAACAGCAGGAAAG GTTGTGAGGTTGTTATATACCAACTCTGGTCTTGCTCTTTTGGCCCTTGCATCGAATGCTGTTCACAAGCTTTGGAAATGGCAGCGTAGTGAAAGGAGTCCCTTAGGCAAG GCTACTGCATATGTTGCACCGCAATTGTGGCAGCCACCTAGTGGCACTCCTATGACAAATGATATAAACGAGACTAAACCTGCTGAAGAATCTGCTGCGTGCATTGCATTATCTAAAAATGATTCTTATGTTATGTCTGCCTCGGGAGGGAAGGTTTCTTTGTTCAACATGATGACATTCAAG GTGATGACCACCTTTATGTCCCCTCCTCCGGAAGCCACGTTCTTGGCATTTCATCCAGAAGACAATAATATTATCGCGATTGGCATGGAAGACTCCACAATTCAAATATACAATGTCCGAGTCGATGAG GTCAAAACCAAACTCAAGGGCCACCAAAATCGGATAACCGGACTTGCCTTTTCACAAACTTTGAATTCTCTGGTGTCTTCAGGGGCTGATGCACAG TTATGTGTTTGGAGCATAGATGGATGGGAGAAAAAAAAATCGAGGTTCATACAAGCTCCGGCTGGTCGTCAATCTCCGCTTGCAGGAGAAACCAAAGTCCAGTTTCACAATGACCAAACTCATCTATTGGTTGCCCACGAGAGCCAAATAGCCATTTATGACAGCAAGCTTGAATGTTTACGCTCG TGGTCTCCAAAAGAGTCATTAAATGCTCCCATTTCGAGTGCAATATATTCTTGCGATGGCTCACTGGTTTATGCCGGTTTTTGTGACGGCGCCATTGGAGTTTTTGATTCCGATAACTTGAGACTCAGATGTCGAATAGCACCTTCGGCTTACATACCTTCGTTATCCGTCAG TGGCAGCAACGGTGCAGCCTACGCCGTGGTCATAGCAGCTCACCCATCGGAACCAAACCAGATTGCTCTTGGGATGAGTGATGGAGCGGTTCACGTAATCGAACCCTCTCAAGATAATGGATCCCATAATCCATCAAATTCATCTAATCCTTCATTAACTGTTAAACAACCAACAGAGTTACCTTCTAGGTGA
- the LOC121204748 gene encoding uncharacterized protein isoform X1: MDFDCLTRKELQFLCKRNKIPANITNVAMADALKALEIVEGLEEFKNQSQSPEKIMNKTSQEIPSTIFRTSTRRKPTKEEHQTAQSTVPTRKTTRRTAELDEENKNLNVTETETPAVTTNTSKRAKKTEPEVKDQRKSDLVETPALQSGRRKPGVGSTRRKVEDTLQTGYGTRRSVRLLEKCMEGLSLKESEKMEPLKVNEMVEGEVQNNNGQSEELPLARNLSASLEDERDLKDDVEENSKCENGGSNGTLISLNEKIDEPEGPKGCDDNAVFEDLYETVSTPNEELVADETNDAAVSEELVADETNDAVVSEELMADETNDAAVSQELAADGTNDAAVSEVAPEIESLPEKSVADDTDDVVVSREELVVDKPEVLVANAEDISEEVLDHSSPVEAVSVEEHANQAPQEIEAVHDDLTILPKAEEYAEGEVSQDVPSVLPEDHMDSSAKKGNEASYDDHELLGDSDIDVEECDDPVTNMVDEESDDDVLGDSDIDDESVADEDLMTNVVNEEALVDANVTEAETIPVNSFHNASQSVVDDDIQVQDPEELIDVSVKPEVEFGETTEIITTTTSIPLPSPLKPQLSQPRKSSSKKQTTIPKENINKENIDVVKKVKKNKNVIDEGTMQNLEDLSLRKLMKLTKMFNKLEINDKMKNKEDDNLNKQPFGKSRTALQSLPQNCMNNEEAEKQN, encoded by the exons ATGGATTTCGATTGCCTCACAAGGAAAGAGCTTCAGTTTCTTTGCAAGAGAAATAAAATCCCAGCTAATATTACCAATGTTGCCATGGCTGATGCTCTCAAAGCTCTTGAGATT GTTGAAGGACTTGAGGAGTTCAAGAATCAATCTCAATCCCCAGAAAAGATCATGAATAAAACATCACAAGAAATCCCCTCTACTATTTTCAGGACATCAACTCGGAGAAAACCTACCAAGGAAGAGCATCAAACTGCACAATCGACTGTCCCAACCCGAAAAACGACAAGAAGAACAGCTGAATTGGATGAAGAAAACAAGAACCTGAATGTGACTGAGACTGAGACTCCTGCTGTGACTACTAACACCAGCAAGAGGGCTAAGAAAACTGAACCTGAAGTTAAGGATCAAAGGAAGAGTGATTTGGTTGAGACACCAGCTTTGCAGAGTGGCAGGAGAAAGCCTGGAGTGGGATCTACAAGGAGGAAAGTTGAGGATACATTGCAGACCGGCTACGGAACAAGGCGGTCGGTGAGGTTACTGGAGAAGTGTATGGAAGGGCTGAGTTTAAAAGAGAGTGAAAAAATGGAGCCCCTGAAGGTTAATGAAATGGTGGAAGGTGAAGTTCAAAACAACAATGGCCAATCTG AAGAGTTACCATTGGCTCGAAATTTAAGTGCGTCTCTTGAAGATGAAAGGGATTTGAAAGATGATGTTGAGGAAAATAGCAAGTGTGAAAATGGAGGAAGTAATGGGACACTGATCTCCCTTAATGAGAAGATTGATGAGCCTGAAGGTCCAAAGG GTTGTGATGATAATGCTGTCTTTGAAGACTTATATGAGACTGTGAGCACACCAAATGAGGAATTGGTAGCTGATGAGACCAATGATGCTGCTGTATCTGAAGAATTGGTGGCTGATGAGACCAACGATGCTGTTGTTTCTGAAGAATTGATGGCTGATGAGACCAATGATGCTGCTGTTTCTCAAGAATTGGCAGCTGATGGAACCAATGATGCTGCTGTTTCCGAAGTTGCACCTGAAATCGAGAGCTTACCTGAGAAATCGGTAGCTGATGACACCGATGATGTTGTTGTTTCCCGTGAGGAATTGGTAGTTGATAAGCCTGAAGTACTGGTTGCAAATGCTGAGGATATATCTGAGGAAGTCTTGGATCATTCTTCACCAGTGGAGGCTGTTAGTGTAGAAGAGCATGCTAATCAAGCTCCACAGGAAATTGAAGCAGTACATGATGATCTAACCATACTTCCGAAAGCTGAAGAGTATGCCGAGGGCGAAGTATCTCAAGATGTTCCTTCAGTTCTCCCTGAAGATCATATGGATTCCTCAGCGAAAAAGGGAAATGAAGCATCTTATGATGATCATGAGCTCCTTGGAGATTCAGACATCGATGTTGAGGAATGTGATGATCCAGTGACTAATATGGTGGACGAAGAATCTGATGATGATGTCCTTGGCGATTCAGACATCGATGATGAATCTGTAGCTGATGAGGATCTAATGACTAATGTGGTGAATGAAGAAGCATTGGTTGATGCAAATGTAACCGAAGCCGAAACAATCCCTGTGAATTCATTCCACAATGCTTCCCAATCTGTTGTGGATGATGATATCCAAGTGCAGGATCCAGAAGAATTGATCGATGTTAGTGTAAAGCCAGAGGTTGAATTTGGAGAGACAACTGAGATTATTACAACCACCACCTCAATACCATTGCCATCACCATTGAAACCTCAACTTTCTCAACCAAGGAAATCATCAAGCAAGAAACAGACAACAATCCCAAAGGAGAACATCAACAAGGAGAACATTGATGTtgtgaagaaggtgaagaaaaacAAGAATGTCATTGATGAGGGTACCATGCAGAATTTGGAAGATTTGAGCCTAAGGAAACTAATGAAGCTAACCAAGATGTTTAACAAACTAGAGATCAATGACAAGATGAAGAACAAAGAAGATGATAATCTCAATAAG CAGCCATTTGGGAAGAGCAGAACAGCCTTGCAATCATTGCCACAGAATTGTATGAACAATGAAGAAGCAGAGAAGCAAAACTGA
- the LOC121204748 gene encoding uncharacterized protein isoform X2, whose amino-acid sequence MDFDCLTRKELQFLCKRNKIPANITNVAMADALKALEIVEGLEEFKNQSQSPEKIMNKTSQEIPSTIFRTSTRRKPTKEEHQTAQSTVPTRKTTRRTAELDEENKNLNVTETETPAVTTNTSKRAKKTEPEVKDQRKSDLVETPALQSGRRKPGVGSTRRKVEDTLQTGYGTRRSVRLLEKCMEGLSLKESEKMEPLKVNEMVEGEVQNNNGQSEELPLARNLSASLEDERDLKDDVEENSKCENGGSNGTLISLNEKIDEPEGPKGCDDNAVFEDLYETVSTPNEELVADETNDAAVSEELVADETNDAVVSEELMADETNDAAVSQELAADGTNDAAVSEVAPEIESLPEKSVADDTDDVVVSREELVVDKPEVLVANAEDISEEVLDHSSPVEAVSVEEHANQAPQEIEAVHDDLTILPKAEEYAEGEVSQDVPSVLPEDHMDSSAKKGNEASYDDHELLGDSDIDVEECDDPVTNMVDEESDDDVLGDSDIDDESVADEDLMTNVVNEEALVDANVTEAETIPVNSFHNASQSVVDDDIQVQDPEELIDVSVKPEVEFGETTEIITTTTSIPLPSPLKPQLSQPRKSSSKKQTTIPKENINKENIDVVKKVKKNKNVIDEGTMQNLEDLSLRKLMKLTKMFNKLEINDKMKNKEDDNLNKPFGKSRTALQSLPQNCMNNEEAEKQN is encoded by the exons ATGGATTTCGATTGCCTCACAAGGAAAGAGCTTCAGTTTCTTTGCAAGAGAAATAAAATCCCAGCTAATATTACCAATGTTGCCATGGCTGATGCTCTCAAAGCTCTTGAGATT GTTGAAGGACTTGAGGAGTTCAAGAATCAATCTCAATCCCCAGAAAAGATCATGAATAAAACATCACAAGAAATCCCCTCTACTATTTTCAGGACATCAACTCGGAGAAAACCTACCAAGGAAGAGCATCAAACTGCACAATCGACTGTCCCAACCCGAAAAACGACAAGAAGAACAGCTGAATTGGATGAAGAAAACAAGAACCTGAATGTGACTGAGACTGAGACTCCTGCTGTGACTACTAACACCAGCAAGAGGGCTAAGAAAACTGAACCTGAAGTTAAGGATCAAAGGAAGAGTGATTTGGTTGAGACACCAGCTTTGCAGAGTGGCAGGAGAAAGCCTGGAGTGGGATCTACAAGGAGGAAAGTTGAGGATACATTGCAGACCGGCTACGGAACAAGGCGGTCGGTGAGGTTACTGGAGAAGTGTATGGAAGGGCTGAGTTTAAAAGAGAGTGAAAAAATGGAGCCCCTGAAGGTTAATGAAATGGTGGAAGGTGAAGTTCAAAACAACAATGGCCAATCTG AAGAGTTACCATTGGCTCGAAATTTAAGTGCGTCTCTTGAAGATGAAAGGGATTTGAAAGATGATGTTGAGGAAAATAGCAAGTGTGAAAATGGAGGAAGTAATGGGACACTGATCTCCCTTAATGAGAAGATTGATGAGCCTGAAGGTCCAAAGG GTTGTGATGATAATGCTGTCTTTGAAGACTTATATGAGACTGTGAGCACACCAAATGAGGAATTGGTAGCTGATGAGACCAATGATGCTGCTGTATCTGAAGAATTGGTGGCTGATGAGACCAACGATGCTGTTGTTTCTGAAGAATTGATGGCTGATGAGACCAATGATGCTGCTGTTTCTCAAGAATTGGCAGCTGATGGAACCAATGATGCTGCTGTTTCCGAAGTTGCACCTGAAATCGAGAGCTTACCTGAGAAATCGGTAGCTGATGACACCGATGATGTTGTTGTTTCCCGTGAGGAATTGGTAGTTGATAAGCCTGAAGTACTGGTTGCAAATGCTGAGGATATATCTGAGGAAGTCTTGGATCATTCTTCACCAGTGGAGGCTGTTAGTGTAGAAGAGCATGCTAATCAAGCTCCACAGGAAATTGAAGCAGTACATGATGATCTAACCATACTTCCGAAAGCTGAAGAGTATGCCGAGGGCGAAGTATCTCAAGATGTTCCTTCAGTTCTCCCTGAAGATCATATGGATTCCTCAGCGAAAAAGGGAAATGAAGCATCTTATGATGATCATGAGCTCCTTGGAGATTCAGACATCGATGTTGAGGAATGTGATGATCCAGTGACTAATATGGTGGACGAAGAATCTGATGATGATGTCCTTGGCGATTCAGACATCGATGATGAATCTGTAGCTGATGAGGATCTAATGACTAATGTGGTGAATGAAGAAGCATTGGTTGATGCAAATGTAACCGAAGCCGAAACAATCCCTGTGAATTCATTCCACAATGCTTCCCAATCTGTTGTGGATGATGATATCCAAGTGCAGGATCCAGAAGAATTGATCGATGTTAGTGTAAAGCCAGAGGTTGAATTTGGAGAGACAACTGAGATTATTACAACCACCACCTCAATACCATTGCCATCACCATTGAAACCTCAACTTTCTCAACCAAGGAAATCATCAAGCAAGAAACAGACAACAATCCCAAAGGAGAACATCAACAAGGAGAACATTGATGTtgtgaagaaggtgaagaaaaacAAGAATGTCATTGATGAGGGTACCATGCAGAATTTGGAAGATTTGAGCCTAAGGAAACTAATGAAGCTAACCAAGATGTTTAACAAACTAGAGATCAATGACAAGATGAAGAACAAAGAAGATGATAATCTCAATAAG CCATTTGGGAAGAGCAGAACAGCCTTGCAATCATTGCCACAGAATTGTATGAACAATGAAGAAGCAGAGAAGCAAAACTGA